In Lates calcarifer isolate ASB-BC8 linkage group LG15, TLL_Latcal_v3, whole genome shotgun sequence, one genomic interval encodes:
- the mrps15 gene encoding 28S ribosomal protein S15, mitochondrial, with protein sequence MFTSIALRTVLKSSVGVLRELCPAAPVKPWTCSSAMLSGPRVSCVAGSFAVPPPVRQYARGVKKKKPSPQSQLSDIPSTTLRMDYSAVPLAQTTDDVVRRLLSLELARKSDKLQLKKEQLVAKVQRDENDRSSVEVRVAILTAKIRNYQEHLQQHHKDKANKRRMLMDIDRRKKLLKRLRLVRYDAFEKVCEQLGITYTFPPEYYRRATRRWLAKKALCIKVFKEVQKQKAEQRLKLKESLASKETEAPKTKTEAQ encoded by the exons ATGTTCACCAGCATAGCTCTGCGGACCGTCCTAAAATCTTCAGTTGGTGTTTTGAGGGAGCTGTGCCCCGCTGCGCCAGTGAAACCGTGGACATGCAGCTCGGCTATGTTATCAGGACCGAGAGTCAGCTGCG TTGCAGGAAGCTTTGCTGTTCCACCACCAGTGAGACAATATGCTCGGGgtgtaaagaaaaagaagccaA GCCCACAGAGCCAGCTGAGTGATATTCCTTCAACAACACTGAGGATGGATTATTCAGCTGTACCCCTTGCTCAAAC GACTGATGATGTTGTCAGAAGACTTCTTTCACTGGAGTTAGCACGTAAG AGTGACAAGCTACAGCTGAAGAAGGAACAGCTTGTTGCGAAAGTCCAGAGGGATGAGAATGACCGCAGCTCAGTGGAAGTCCGGG TGGCTATTTTGACAGCAAAAATCCGAAACTATCAGGAGCACTTGCAGCAACATCACAAG gaCAAAGCTAACAAGAGGCGGATGCTCATGGACATTGACCGAAGGAAAAAGCTTTTGAAACGCCTCAGGCTGGTTCGCTATGATGCCTTTGAGAAAGTGTGTGAGCAGCTGGGCATCACTTACACCTTCCCCCCAGAGTACTACAGACGAGCTACCCGTCGCTGGCTGGCCAAGAAGGCTCTCTGCATTAAG GTCTTCAAAGAAGTGCAGAAGcagaaagcagagcagagactgAAGCTGAAGGAAAGTTTAGCCTCCAAAGAGACAGAGGCACCCAAGACAAAAACTGAGGCCCAATAA